The following proteins come from a genomic window of Rhodospirillales bacterium:
- a CDS encoding thiolase family protein, with product MTGDAAVIVAARRAPIGRIGGSLRHLDVAALAAPVLQAVLADARLTPTEVDDVILGNAAGPGGNPGRLAALTAGFPVSTPGVTVDRQCGSGLEAITIAARLIAAGAGDVYIAGGVESASTAPWRLERPGSPYGAPRLYQRARFAPDTIGDPEMGVAAENVARQYGISRERQDRYALASHQKAVQSQQEGRFAGEIVPMRGADGAPVSVDECPRGDTSFAALASLPPVFVPGGTVTAGNACPINDGAAAVVVVSERRFRKMRFAAGLRVIDSAAAGVDPNLLGAGPIASTHKLFARLADRRLADVDVVEFNEAFAAQVLACLDALEIPQDKVSIGGGAIALGHPWGASGAILVVRLFTELVRRPTDARTALATLGIAGGLGISALFETA from the coding sequence ATGACCGGCGACGCTGCCGTCATCGTTGCGGCGCGGCGCGCCCCGATAGGGCGCATCGGCGGAAGCCTCCGGCATCTCGACGTGGCGGCGCTGGCGGCGCCGGTTCTGCAGGCCGTCCTTGCGGATGCACGTCTGACGCCGACGGAAGTGGACGACGTCATCCTCGGCAACGCCGCGGGTCCCGGCGGCAATCCTGGCCGTCTCGCGGCCTTGACCGCCGGCTTCCCCGTCTCGACCCCCGGCGTCACCGTCGACCGCCAATGCGGCTCCGGCCTCGAAGCCATCACCATCGCCGCTCGCCTGATCGCTGCCGGGGCCGGCGACGTGTACATCGCCGGCGGCGTCGAGAGCGCCAGCACCGCGCCGTGGCGGCTTGAACGGCCGGGTAGCCCCTATGGCGCGCCGCGCCTCTACCAGCGCGCCCGCTTCGCGCCGGATACGATCGGCGATCCGGAGATGGGCGTCGCCGCCGAGAACGTCGCCCGCCAGTACGGCATCAGCCGCGAGCGCCAGGACCGCTACGCCCTCGCCAGCCACCAGAAAGCCGTTCAGTCGCAGCAGGAGGGGCGCTTCGCCGGCGAGATCGTGCCGATGCGGGGAGCGGACGGGGCGCCGGTCAGTGTGGACGAGTGTCCGCGCGGCGACACCAGCTTCGCTGCGTTGGCTTCCTTGCCGCCGGTTTTCGTGCCGGGCGGGACGGTCACCGCCGGCAACGCGTGCCCCATCAACGACGGCGCGGCGGCGGTGGTCGTGGTCTCGGAGCGCCGCTTTCGGAAGATGCGCTTCGCGGCCGGTCTCCGCGTCATCGACAGCGCCGCCGCCGGGGTGGACCCGAACCTGCTCGGCGCCGGCCCCATCGCCTCTACCCACAAGCTGTTTGCGCGCCTTGCGGACCGCCGTCTCGCCGATGTGGACGTCGTCGAGTTCAACGAGGCCTTCGCCGCGCAGGTGCTGGCCTGCCTCGATGCCCTCGAGATCCCGCAGGACAAGGTCAGCATCGGCGGCGGCGCCATCGCCCTCGGCCACCCATGGGGCGCCTCGGGGGCCATCCTCGTCGTCCGCCTGTTCACCGAACTGGTGCGCCGACCGACCGACGCCCGCACTGCCCTCGCCACCCTCGGCATCGCCGGCGGCCTCGGAATATCCGCCCTGTTCGAGACGGCGTAA